A single Henriciella sp. AS95 DNA region contains:
- a CDS encoding MFS transporter — MSDTTAAQHQGHITGFGSRGYRFYVLIALMLIYTLNFIDRTLITVVAQPIINEFGLTDSQFGFLSGPPFALFYAVMGIPIAMWADRSNRVMVITLCIIIWSVMTALCGVAAGFLWLLIFRVGVAVGEAGCTPPANSILTDYFPVKSRANAIGIYSMGVTLGGVLAQVFGGMIAGIQGEDFGAWIGSIGLGGLFSGIDWSQVGGWRIAFIVVGAPGVIIAAILWFTIKEPPRGYTEPPSSRKIEKAGIFEAFKEFGAKKTFWWGSIGAALVAFVGYGLQTFQAPFLQRVYDIGVRDAAVLYGAPLAGIAAAGTFAGGFISEKLTDRFPAVVAWLPAVGLLIAVPTYISAFFAPTIELTFGLWLIAAFCHYSYLGAQYSIGTSIVSPRSRATTIAVLLLLVSLIGNGIGPLFVGMMSDMFMNNEIASAGLTEAFQTFNPQLCAGMDPADGTGAALCDAYGNGLRKSMAATACFFLVAAFCFFMAGRHFLKDRWSSEV, encoded by the coding sequence ATGAGCGACACAACCGCTGCGCAGCATCAGGGGCATATTACAGGCTTCGGATCGAGGGGTTATCGATTCTACGTCCTTATCGCCCTCATGCTGATTTACACGCTGAACTTTATCGACCGCACACTGATCACGGTCGTAGCCCAGCCCATCATCAACGAGTTCGGCCTGACGGACAGCCAGTTTGGCTTCCTCTCGGGACCTCCTTTCGCTCTGTTTTATGCCGTCATGGGCATTCCGATCGCGATGTGGGCGGACCGCTCCAACCGCGTGATGGTGATTACGCTCTGCATCATCATCTGGTCGGTGATGACGGCGCTTTGCGGTGTCGCCGCCGGCTTCTTGTGGCTGCTCATCTTCCGCGTAGGCGTTGCCGTTGGGGAGGCTGGCTGTACGCCGCCCGCCAACTCGATCCTCACCGACTATTTCCCCGTGAAAAGTCGGGCCAACGCGATTGGCATCTATTCGATGGGCGTGACGCTGGGCGGTGTTCTTGCTCAGGTTTTTGGTGGCATGATTGCAGGCATCCAGGGCGAGGATTTTGGAGCCTGGATCGGCTCGATCGGCCTTGGTGGACTGTTCTCCGGCATCGACTGGTCGCAAGTGGGCGGCTGGCGAATCGCCTTCATCGTTGTGGGTGCGCCGGGCGTGATTATCGCGGCCATTCTCTGGTTTACCATCAAGGAACCGCCGCGTGGCTACACAGAGCCGCCAAGCTCGAGAAAGATAGAGAAGGCCGGCATATTTGAAGCTTTCAAGGAATTCGGAGCGAAGAAGACATTCTGGTGGGGCTCCATCGGCGCTGCTCTGGTCGCATTCGTCGGCTATGGATTGCAGACCTTCCAGGCTCCGTTTCTGCAGCGGGTCTATGATATCGGCGTTCGGGATGCCGCCGTACTGTACGGCGCCCCGCTGGCCGGTATTGCTGCAGCGGGCACGTTTGCTGGTGGGTTTATATCCGAAAAGCTGACGGACCGGTTCCCTGCCGTCGTGGCATGGCTGCCAGCAGTTGGTCTGCTCATTGCGGTGCCGACCTACATCTCGGCCTTCTTTGCCCCAACAATCGAGCTGACCTTCGGCCTCTGGCTGATCGCGGCCTTCTGCCACTACTCGTATCTTGGTGCCCAGTACTCAATCGGCACATCGATTGTGAGCCCACGCTCGCGAGCGACCACGATTGCCGTTCTTCTGCTGCTCGTCAGCCTGATCGGCAACGGTATCGGGCCGCTCTTCGTCGGCATGATGTCAGACATGTTCATGAACAATGAGATCGCGTCTGCCGGACTGACCGAAGCGTTCCAGACCTTCAACCCGCAACTCTGTGCGGGCATGGACCCCGCTGACGGCACGGGAGCAGCTCTCTGCGATGCATATGGCAATGGCCTTCGCAAATCGATGGCGGCGACAGCCTGCTTCTTCCTGGTCGCGGCCTTCTGCTTCTTCATGGCGGGACGCCACTTCCTGAAGGATCGCTGGTCCTCAGAAGTGTAA
- a CDS encoding nitronate monooxygenase family protein, giving the protein MKTPITEMFGIEHPIIQGGMHYVGFAEMAAAVSNAGGLGIITALTQKTPADLANEIARCRDMTDKPFGVNLTFLPSVNPPDYPGYIKAIIEGGVKAVETAGNNPAQVLPVLKDAGINVIHKCTAVRHALKAQSIGCDAVSVDGFECGGHPGEDDVPNMILLPRAADELEIPFVSSGGQADGRSLVASLAMGASGMNMGTRFIATKEAPVHENVKQAIVAASELDTRLIMRPLRNTERVLNNAGVERLLEKEERLGSDIKFEDIIEEVAGVYPKIMLNGEMDAGAWSCGMVAGLIHDIPTCKELIDRIMAEANEIIETRLRGFLGTAAAVPAE; this is encoded by the coding sequence ATGAAGACGCCTATCACCGAAATGTTCGGCATCGAGCACCCCATTATCCAGGGGGGCATGCATTATGTGGGCTTTGCGGAGATGGCCGCCGCCGTGTCGAACGCTGGCGGCCTTGGCATCATCACTGCGCTGACACAGAAGACCCCCGCCGACCTCGCCAATGAGATCGCGCGCTGCCGCGATATGACGGACAAGCCTTTCGGCGTGAACCTCACCTTCCTGCCGTCAGTGAACCCGCCGGACTATCCAGGGTACATCAAGGCGATCATCGAAGGCGGTGTCAAAGCGGTTGAAACGGCCGGCAACAATCCAGCTCAGGTTCTGCCGGTCCTCAAGGATGCGGGCATCAATGTCATTCACAAGTGCACGGCTGTTCGCCACGCCCTGAAGGCGCAGTCCATTGGATGTGACGCAGTTTCCGTTGACGGCTTTGAATGCGGCGGCCACCCGGGCGAAGACGATGTTCCGAACATGATCCTCCTGCCACGGGCTGCCGATGAGCTTGAGATTCCTTTTGTGTCATCTGGCGGGCAGGCCGATGGGCGCAGCCTCGTCGCATCCCTCGCCATGGGAGCGTCCGGCATGAATATGGGAACCCGCTTCATCGCCACGAAGGAAGCGCCGGTCCACGAGAATGTGAAGCAGGCGATTGTCGCGGCATCCGAATTGGACACGCGTCTGATCATGCGGCCTCTGCGCAATACCGAGCGCGTGCTGAACAATGCTGGGGTCGAGCGTCTTCTTGAGAAGGAAGAGCGGCTCGGTTCGGACATCAAGTTCGAAGACATCATTGAAGAAGTTGCAGGCGTCTATCCAAAGATCATGTTGAACGGCGAAATGGATGCCGGCGCATGGTCGTGTGGCATGGTTGCTGGCCTGATCCACGACATCCCGACCTGTAAGGAACTGATCGACCGGATCATGGCTGAGGCCAATGAGATCATCGAGACGCGCCTGCGCGGTTTCCTTGGAACGGCTGCTGCCGTACCAGCCGAATAA
- the thrB gene encoding homoserine kinase, protein MAVYTTVSDEALASFLEEYDLGEARSFKGIAEGVENSNYYLETDRGRYILTLFERRADPKDLPYFIDLKRHLAQKSFPCPAPVAGKDGEALRQLEGRPAVIVTFLDGLSPKSPNAPQCRSLGAGLARMHASLADFDQRRQNSLGPASWPGLWRGRAETADSLQDGLAARIKSDLKAIADAKPQSLQIPRGTIHADLFPDNAFFLGDEFTGAIDFYFACSDVLAYDIAVCLNSWAFENGSEYNYSKGAALIAGYESVRPLEAAERDALPVLCLGAALRFFLTRLVDWTDTPADALVRPKNPLEYADKLAFHRKAVSAGDYGA, encoded by the coding sequence ATGGCTGTCTACACTACTGTAAGCGATGAAGCGCTTGCCTCGTTTCTGGAAGAATATGACCTCGGCGAAGCTCGGAGTTTCAAGGGCATTGCCGAGGGTGTGGAGAATTCGAACTACTATCTGGAGACTGACCGAGGCCGCTACATCCTCACGCTATTCGAAAGGCGGGCAGACCCGAAAGACTTGCCCTACTTCATCGATCTCAAGCGCCACCTTGCCCAGAAATCGTTTCCGTGCCCTGCCCCCGTTGCCGGGAAGGACGGAGAAGCGCTGAGGCAGCTCGAAGGCCGGCCAGCCGTCATCGTGACCTTTCTGGATGGTCTGTCTCCAAAATCACCTAACGCGCCACAATGCCGCTCGCTCGGAGCCGGTCTCGCACGCATGCATGCATCCCTGGCGGACTTTGATCAACGCCGGCAAAATTCTCTCGGCCCCGCGAGCTGGCCTGGTCTCTGGCGTGGACGCGCCGAAACAGCAGACAGCCTGCAAGACGGCCTCGCCGCGCGCATCAAGTCTGATCTGAAAGCGATTGCAGACGCCAAGCCACAGAGCCTGCAGATTCCCCGCGGCACGATCCACGCGGATCTGTTCCCCGACAACGCCTTCTTTCTTGGCGACGAGTTTACAGGCGCCATCGACTTCTATTTCGCTTGTAGCGATGTGCTGGCCTACGACATTGCCGTCTGCCTCAATTCATGGGCCTTCGAGAATGGCAGCGAGTACAATTACTCCAAGGGCGCCGCGCTGATCGCGGGATATGAAAGCGTTCGTCCATTAGAGGCCGCCGAACGCGACGCGCTGCCTGTGCTGTGTCTCGGTGCGGCGCTGCGCTTCTTCCTGACAAGACTTGTCGACTGGACTGATACCCCGGCCGATGCGTTGGTGCGCCCCAAAAACCCGCTGGAGTACGCCGACAAACTCGCCTTTCACCGCAAAGCGGTTTCGGCTGGCGACTATGGTGCCTGA
- a CDS encoding cyclase family protein, producing MTRLGLASICAAALAACATGQEAADWYPSKYGPDDRLGAVNNLTPEKTAEAAKLITTGKTYALGMTTGRDTPAYGPREYDVTILQLSDGSGTPLGTNLATGNDDIVDVWVGIGSQIDGLGHMGIDHQYYNGVSVADFVTPAGLTQFGTHALPPIATRGILLDMTKVTGADPVPDGTAFNRAEIDAAVETAGITIESDDVVIFHTGYMAANADNDTLKQTEPGIGVEGAQYLADLGVVAVGSDTWAVEAIPFENETRPFDVHLTLLAKNGVYILENMVTEELAADGVTEFFFSLGVPKLEGTVQAIINPVAIR from the coding sequence ATGACAAGACTGGGCTTGGCGTCAATCTGCGCAGCGGCACTTGCGGCATGTGCGACAGGACAGGAAGCGGCGGACTGGTACCCGTCGAAGTATGGACCGGATGATCGGCTAGGCGCAGTGAATAATCTGACGCCTGAAAAAACGGCCGAGGCTGCAAAGCTGATCACAACGGGAAAGACTTACGCGCTCGGCATGACCACGGGACGCGATACGCCCGCCTATGGTCCGCGGGAGTATGACGTCACCATTCTGCAGCTCTCGGACGGCTCCGGCACACCGCTCGGCACCAATCTCGCCACCGGCAATGACGACATCGTCGATGTCTGGGTCGGGATTGGCAGCCAGATCGACGGGCTGGGCCATATGGGCATCGACCACCAATACTATAATGGCGTCAGTGTCGCTGATTTCGTGACGCCCGCAGGGCTCACCCAATTCGGGACGCATGCCCTGCCCCCGATTGCGACGCGTGGCATCCTGCTCGATATGACGAAGGTGACCGGAGCAGATCCGGTCCCCGATGGCACCGCCTTTAATCGCGCCGAAATCGACGCCGCTGTAGAAACTGCGGGTATAACCATCGAATCTGACGACGTCGTGATCTTTCACACTGGCTATATGGCCGCCAACGCCGATAACGATACGCTGAAACAAACCGAGCCAGGCATAGGAGTCGAGGGTGCCCAGTATCTGGCCGATCTCGGGGTTGTCGCGGTCGGGTCTGACACTTGGGCTGTTGAGGCTATTCCCTTCGAGAACGAGACCCGGCCATTCGACGTCCACCTGACGCTCCTGGCGAAGAATGGCGTGTACATCCTGGAAAACATGGTGACTGAAGAGCTTGCGGCCGATGGGGTCACCGAGTTCTTCTTCTCATTGGGTGTGCCGAAGCTGGAAGGAACCGTCCAGGCAATCATCAACCCTGTCGCGATCAGATGA
- the rnhA gene encoding ribonuclease HI — protein MSNQIEIWTDGACSGNPGPGGWGALLRAGDHERELHGGEPDTTNNRMELMAAIEALNALKKPSKVKLHTDSTYVKDGLTKWIHGWKRNGWKTASKKPVKNKDLWQMLETACERHDIQWIWVKGHAGDEGNERADELARLGASEAR, from the coding sequence ATGTCGAATCAAATTGAAATCTGGACCGATGGCGCGTGCAGCGGAAACCCAGGCCCGGGCGGCTGGGGCGCATTGCTTCGCGCGGGTGACCACGAGCGAGAACTTCATGGCGGAGAGCCAGACACCACGAACAATCGCATGGAGCTGATGGCGGCGATCGAAGCGCTGAACGCGCTGAAGAAGCCATCAAAGGTGAAGCTGCACACAGACTCCACCTATGTGAAAGACGGCCTGACCAAATGGATTCATGGATGGAAGCGGAATGGCTGGAAGACGGCCTCAAAGAAACCGGTAAAAAACAAGGATTTGTGGCAGATGCTTGAGACCGCATGCGAGCGTCACGACATCCAGTGGATCTGGGTTAAAGGCCATGCTGGCGACGAGGGAAATGAACGCGCCGATGAGCTCGCAAGACTCGGCGCGTCCGAGGCTCGCTGA
- a CDS encoding glutathione S-transferase family protein, with amino-acid sequence MGLLNNGIWQDKWYDTDSTGGKFERHESQFRNWITADGSPGPTGDGGFKAEPGRYHLYVSYACPWAHRALIFRKLKGLEEMVDVSYTHWFMGENGWTFKSDADGIVSDKLFESKFLYEVYLKADPHYTGRVTVPTLWDKKTGTIVNNESADIIRMFNSAFDGVGATAGDYYPEDQREQIDEINERVYHTVNNGVYKSGFATTQQAYEDAVHPLFDSLDWLDEKLSRSRFLTGDTPTEADWRLWTTLYRFDLVYHGHFKCNIRRIVDYENLWPYARDLYQWPGIAETVNQMHAKRHYYESHDMVNPTRIYPAGPALDWDEPHGRGRLSKAA; translated from the coding sequence ATGGGATTACTGAACAACGGAATCTGGCAGGACAAATGGTACGATACGGACTCGACCGGCGGAAAATTCGAACGCCATGAGAGCCAGTTCCGCAACTGGATCACGGCTGACGGTTCACCCGGCCCGACCGGCGACGGCGGCTTCAAGGCCGAACCGGGGCGCTACCATCTCTATGTCTCTTATGCCTGCCCCTGGGCCCACAGGGCGCTGATCTTCCGCAAGCTCAAAGGTCTCGAGGAGATGGTCGACGTCTCCTATACGCACTGGTTCATGGGCGAGAATGGCTGGACCTTCAAATCCGATGCGGACGGGATCGTCAGCGACAAGCTTTTTGAGTCCAAGTTCCTTTATGAGGTCTATCTGAAGGCCGACCCGCACTATACGGGGCGGGTCACCGTTCCGACGCTCTGGGACAAGAAGACGGGCACAATCGTCAACAATGAGTCGGCCGATATTATCCGGATGTTCAATTCAGCTTTCGACGGCGTCGGTGCAACAGCTGGAGACTATTATCCGGAGGACCAGCGCGAGCAGATCGACGAGATCAATGAGCGCGTCTACCACACGGTCAATAATGGCGTTTACAAATCCGGGTTCGCGACCACACAGCAGGCCTATGAAGACGCGGTTCACCCCCTCTTCGATTCGCTCGACTGGCTGGACGAGAAGCTGTCGCGCTCGCGTTTCCTGACTGGCGACACGCCGACTGAAGCTGACTGGCGGCTATGGACGACGCTGTATCGCTTCGACCTCGTCTATCACGGCCACTTCAAGTGCAATATCCGACGCATCGTCGATTATGAGAACCTCTGGCCCTATGCGCGCGACCTCTATCAGTGGCCCGGCATCGCCGAAACGGTGAACCAGATGCATGCCAAACGGCACTATTATGAGAGCCATGACATGGTGAACCCCACGCGGATCTATCCGGCAGGCCCTGCGCTCGACTGGGATGAACCGCACGGTCGAGGCCGTCTCTCCAAGGCCGCCTGA
- a CDS encoding MFS transporter: MAISGPTVGEGVSGASAGGANEGYSTAGYRAYILGSLLLVYVFNFIDRSILAILNDPIKESLQLEDWHMGLLGGLAFAMLYTTLGIPIARVAERVNRKWIIIVSLLLWSLMTVLCGLATSFIMLFVLRICVGIGEAGCTPPAQSMIADYFKPTSRATAVSIYALGVPLGAMIAGVAGGWINDYVTGENIHAMFGSSGMGWAQGLLDWQSLEGWRLAFILVGLPGVILATILMLTMKEPPRGYTDPPEAVKLEPASFAQVLGILARKPTYIHVVIGAALASFAGYGIGHFVPAYFVRTHELSLSEAAIYYSLILGLCGAIGVFSSGYISDRISSRHPNALSWLPAIGMACAVPLYVFGFLQNVLWLTMPPLMIAALLKYFYLGPMYAVSGGVVDSRMRATSVAITLFFTNLIGLALGPTTSGMLSSLIKSNILSGSDLGLSIEACKVPADLSAEAVALCTHADSKGLQYAIVIFACVYAWAALHYLLAGRTLQRDMVAKSA; encoded by the coding sequence ATGGCAATTTCAGGCCCAACGGTCGGCGAAGGCGTAAGCGGCGCGTCCGCTGGCGGCGCAAATGAGGGGTATTCGACCGCCGGATACCGAGCCTACATTCTGGGCTCGCTACTGCTGGTCTACGTCTTCAATTTTATTGACCGGTCGATCCTTGCCATCCTCAACGACCCGATCAAGGAAAGCCTCCAACTCGAAGACTGGCACATGGGCCTTCTGGGCGGGCTGGCTTTTGCGATGCTCTACACGACACTCGGTATCCCGATTGCCCGTGTTGCAGAACGCGTCAATCGCAAATGGATCATCATCGTCTCCCTGCTCTTGTGGAGCCTGATGACCGTCCTGTGCGGCCTGGCAACCAGCTTCATCATGCTGTTTGTCTTGCGGATCTGCGTCGGGATTGGCGAGGCTGGCTGTACGCCGCCGGCTCAATCAATGATCGCCGACTATTTCAAGCCCACAAGCCGGGCGACGGCTGTGTCGATCTATGCGCTGGGCGTTCCTCTCGGTGCCATGATTGCCGGCGTCGCTGGCGGCTGGATCAATGACTATGTGACCGGCGAGAACATCCACGCCATGTTTGGCAGCTCGGGAATGGGCTGGGCGCAAGGCCTGCTCGACTGGCAATCACTTGAAGGCTGGCGGCTCGCCTTCATCCTGGTGGGCCTACCGGGCGTCATCCTGGCGACAATTCTCATGCTGACCATGAAGGAGCCACCGCGCGGCTACACCGACCCACCAGAAGCCGTAAAGCTCGAACCGGCCAGCTTTGCGCAGGTTCTTGGCATCCTGGCCCGTAAACCCACCTACATTCATGTCGTGATCGGTGCAGCGCTTGCATCGTTCGCTGGCTATGGCATTGGGCACTTCGTTCCTGCTTATTTCGTGCGCACGCATGAGCTTTCTCTTAGCGAGGCGGCGATCTATTACAGCCTCATTCTCGGCCTGTGTGGCGCCATCGGCGTCTTCTCCTCCGGCTATATTTCGGACCGCATTTCATCGCGGCACCCGAATGCGCTGTCCTGGCTGCCCGCCATTGGTATGGCGTGCGCCGTGCCGCTCTACGTGTTCGGCTTCCTGCAAAACGTCCTGTGGCTGACCATGCCGCCATTGATGATCGCGGCGCTGCTGAAATACTTCTATCTCGGCCCGATGTATGCCGTCTCGGGCGGAGTCGTGGACAGCCGTATGCGCGCCACATCGGTTGCGATCACACTCTTTTTCACCAACCTCATCGGCCTCGCGCTCGGACCCACCACTTCAGGCATGCTGTCCAGCCTGATCAAGAGCAATATTCTGTCCGGGTCGGATCTCGGTCTGTCGATTGAAGCCTGCAAGGTGCCCGCCGACCTCAGCGCAGAAGCTGTCGCCTTGTGCACACACGCTGACAGCAAGGGGCTTCAATACGCCATCGTCATTTTCGCCTGTGTCTATGCGTGGGCAGCGCTTCACTATTTGCTCGCCGGTCGTACGCTTCAGCGTGACATGGTGGCCAAGAGCGCATAG
- a CDS encoding MFS transporter, with protein MASVDQETSAPAAINTGYGTKGYRAYVLSALLTVYIFNFIDRTIINILTEPIKLEFGVEDWQMGLLGGPAFAFLYTFLGIPLARAAERYNRVLIIVISVALWSFFTAICGFAMSFFMLFLFRVGVSIGEAGCTPPAQSIIADYYTPKSRATAVSIYALGVPLGGMLASFFGGQIAGLSGADFGAWIGSIGLGGLFSGVDWSNVSGWRIAFVVVGAPGLLIALLVKLTVKEPPRGYTDPQKLQNLGKASFGEALKVLMSKPTYWHIVAGATLASFVGYGVTQFTTSFLIRTHELTIQTASVLFGIVIGLMAAIGVFLSGFLADKLSMRHPTALSWLPAIGMGLSVPLYAMGYLADNLWIAMPPLMAAATLHYFYLGPMYAIAGGVVDSRMRATSVAITLFVVNLLGYGLGPPLIGILSTFFKTMFINGAGIGLTLEACKDLTTLVENEAAACKSADARGLQWSIIVFICGYGWAALHYLLAGRTLQRDMVAND; from the coding sequence ATGGCGTCTGTCGATCAGGAGACATCAGCCCCGGCTGCGATCAATACCGGATACGGGACCAAAGGTTACCGGGCCTATGTGCTCAGCGCTTTGCTGACGGTCTACATCTTCAATTTCATTGATCGCACAATCATCAACATTCTAACCGAGCCGATCAAACTCGAATTCGGCGTGGAAGACTGGCAGATGGGCTTGCTCGGCGGCCCCGCCTTCGCCTTCCTGTACACATTTCTGGGCATTCCGCTGGCGCGCGCGGCGGAACGCTACAACCGCGTTCTGATCATCGTCATCTCGGTGGCACTCTGGTCATTTTTCACCGCTATTTGCGGGTTTGCGATGTCCTTCTTCATGCTCTTCCTGTTCCGCGTGGGCGTGAGCATTGGCGAAGCAGGATGTACACCGCCAGCGCAGTCCATCATTGCAGACTACTACACGCCGAAATCACGCGCGACGGCGGTATCAATCTATGCCCTTGGCGTGCCGCTGGGAGGCATGCTTGCATCGTTCTTCGGCGGACAGATTGCGGGGCTTAGCGGCGCGGATTTCGGGGCGTGGATCGGATCCATCGGTCTCGGGGGCCTTTTCTCCGGCGTTGACTGGTCGAACGTCAGCGGCTGGAGAATTGCGTTCGTGGTCGTCGGCGCGCCGGGCCTGCTCATCGCCTTGTTGGTGAAGCTCACCGTCAAGGAACCCCCGCGCGGCTACACCGACCCGCAGAAGCTGCAAAACCTCGGAAAGGCGAGCTTTGGCGAGGCCCTGAAAGTCCTGATGTCGAAGCCGACCTATTGGCACATCGTTGCCGGTGCAACATTGGCTTCATTCGTCGGTTATGGCGTGACCCAGTTCACGACATCCTTCCTGATCCGGACGCATGAACTGACGATCCAGACAGCATCCGTGCTGTTTGGGATCGTTATTGGCCTCATGGCCGCCATCGGCGTGTTCCTGTCAGGCTTTCTCGCGGACAAGCTGTCAATGAGACACCCGACTGCGCTGTCCTGGCTGCCCGCGATCGGCATGGGGCTCTCGGTCCCCCTCTATGCGATGGGTTATCTTGCGGACAATCTGTGGATCGCAATGCCGCCGCTCATGGCGGCTGCAACGCTTCACTATTTCTACCTTGGACCAATGTACGCCATTGCGGGCGGCGTCGTTGACAGCCGCATGCGGGCAACATCGGTCGCCATCACGCTCTTCGTGGTCAATCTGCTGGGATATGGTCTCGGGCCACCCCTTATCGGGATCTTGTCCACTTTCTTCAAAACCATGTTCATTAATGGCGCCGGCATCGGCCTGACGCTCGAGGCGTGTAAAGACCTCACCACCCTGGTGGAAAATGAGGCCGCTGCCTGTAAGAGCGCCGACGCGCGCGGCCTGCAATGGTCGATCATTGTCTTCATCTGCGGCTATGGCTGGGCAGCCCTGCACTACCTTCTCGCCGGGCGCACGCTTCAGCGTGACATGGTCGCAAACGATTAG